A window of Populus trichocarpa isolate Nisqually-1 chromosome 17, P.trichocarpa_v4.1, whole genome shotgun sequence genomic DNA:
AATTTGTGGTTCTATCAGATTTATGGTGGCTAGTCTCAGGTTTAGGCTCCATGTCTTCCATTGCCATTTCTTATGGTGAGAAAGGTCCTGCCTTTTGTGGTATAAAATCAGATGGGTCTCATCTTGTGAATTGTTATGGTTCAAATTCAGCTATAATCCATGAAACTCCAgcttattttcatttcattggTCTAACTGCTGGAGATGGCTTTGTTTGTGGGCTTCTGTTGGAATCTAACCGACCGTATTGTTGGGGAAGTAGTGGCTATCTTCGACCAGGTGTGCCTCAGCCTATGATGGAAGAGGCTGAGTATGTTGAAATCAGTGCTGGTGATTACCATTTATGTGGTTTGAGAAAGCCTTTAACAGGCAGGCGTAGAAACCTTTCTCTTATTGACTGTTGGGGTTACAACATGACAAGGAACCATGTGTTTGATGGGCAGATTCAATCAATCTCAGCTGGTTCTGACTTCAATTGTGGATTGTTTTCTGAGAATAGGACTGTTTTCTGCTGGGGTGATCAGGCTAGCAGCCGTGTAATCAGCTTGGTTCCTCAAGAAATGAGATTTCAAAAGATTGCAGCTGGTGGATATCATGTTTGTGGGATTCTAGAGGGGGTGAATTCAAGAGCCTTCTGTTGGGGAAGGAGCTTGGACCTTGAAGAAGAGATTTCTGTGATATCAGCAGCATATGTGAATCAAGGAAATGTTGATTTGCCTCCGAGTGATCCTATGCTGTCTGTTGTTGGAGGAAAGTTCCATGCTTGTGGAATCAAGAGTTATAACCGCGAGGTGATTTGTTGGGGCTATATTGTAAAGCCAAGCACTCCGACTCCTACTGGCATTAAGGTCTACGAAATAGCTGCTGGAAATTACTTCACTTGTGGAATTCTTGCCGAGAAATCTCTCGTACCTGTTTGTTGGGGTCTTGGGTTCCCTAGCTCTCTTCCCCTAGCTGTTTCACCTGGACTCTGCAAAACTACTCCTTGCCCTCCCGGTTCCTATGAATTTGTTGGTGCCAGCACACCGTGCACATCTCCAGGCTCTCGTGCTTGCTTGTCTTGCAGTAATGGTTGTCCTGCTGAAATGTACCAGAAAACCAAATGCACTTCGAAATCAGATCGTCAGTGTGATTATAATTGTTCCAGTTGTTATTCATCAGAATGCTTCTCAAACTGTTCTTCTTTATATTCCAATAATGCTAAAGAAAAGAACAGGTTTTGGTCATTGCAATTGCCAGTCATTATTGCGGAGATTGGCTTTGCTATGTTCTTGGTGGTGGTTGTGACGACAACTGCTATTTTGTATGTTCGCTATAGGTTGAGGAACTGTCAATGCTCGGCAAAACAATCAAAGACCAAGAAAAACAGTGGTAGCGGTTCTTCAGTTTCTAAAGATAACGGAAGAATCCGCCCCGACATGGATGAGATCAAGTTAAGGAGGGCACAGATGTTCACTTATGAGGAACTTGAGAAGGCCACCAGCGGATTCAAGGAAGAATCCCTAGTGGGAAAAGGAAGTTTCTCGTGTGTTTATAAGGGGGTTTTAAGGAATGGGACACTTGTTGCAGTGAAAAAGGCAATAGTGTGTTCTGATAAGCAGAAAAACTCGAAAGAATTCCACACTGAGCTTGATCTGCTATCAAGACTAAACCATGCTCATTTGCTCAACTTGCTTGGCTATTGTGAAGAAGGTGGAGAAAGGCTTCTGGTTTACGAATTCATGGC
This region includes:
- the LOC18106919 gene encoding serine/threonine-protein kinase-like protein ACR4 gives rise to the protein MGNWSHSVGDFLIRVLMTSKWNCGFVVQFVVLSDLWWLVSGLGSMSSIAISYGEKGPAFCGIKSDGSHLVNCYGSNSAIIHETPAYFHFIGLTAGDGFVCGLLLESNRPYCWGSSGYLRPGVPQPMMEEAEYVEISAGDYHLCGLRKPLTGRRRNLSLIDCWGYNMTRNHVFDGQIQSISAGSDFNCGLFSENRTVFCWGDQASSRVISLVPQEMRFQKIAAGGYHVCGILEGVNSRAFCWGRSLDLEEEISVISAAYVNQGNVDLPPSDPMLSVVGGKFHACGIKSYNREVICWGYIVKPSTPTPTGIKVYEIAAGNYFTCGILAEKSLVPVCWGLGFPSSLPLAVSPGLCKTTPCPPGSYEFVGASTPCTSPGSRACLSCSNGCPAEMYQKTKCTSKSDRQCDYNCSSCYSSECFSNCSSLYSNNAKEKNRFWSLQLPVIIAEIGFAMFLVVVVTTTAILYVRYRLRNCQCSAKQSKTKKNSGSGSSVSKDNGRIRPDMDEIKLRRAQMFTYEELEKATSGFKEESLVGKGSFSCVYKGVLRNGTLVAVKKAIVCSDKQKNSKEFHTELDLLSRLNHAHLLNLLGYCEEGGERLLVYEFMAHGSLHQHLHGKNPALKEQMNWVRRVTIAVQAARGIEYLHGYACPPVIHRDIKSSNILIDEEHNARVSDFGLSLLGPANSSSPLAELPAGTLGYLDPEYYRLHYLTTKSDVYSFGVLLLEILSGRKAIDMQYEEGNIVEWAVPLIKAGDISAILDPVLKPPSDPEALKRIANVACKCVRMRGKERPSMDKVTTALERALAQLMGSPSNDQPILPTEVVLGSSRLHKKSSQRSSNRSAVSETDVVEGEDQRIEFRAPSWITFPSVTSSQGRKSSASDADVDGKTSTRNLGYVANVGDGLRSLEEEIGPASPQERLFLQHNF